The Amycolatopsis umgeniensis DNA segment GACGAGCACCGGCTCGCCGCCGTCGGTCAGCAGTTCCAGTGGGAAGGCGTTGGGGTCGATCACCGGGTAGTGCTCGACCTGCCAGCCGTCGAGCGACAGCGCCTGCCGGAAGTACCCGGCGCGGTACAGCAGCCCGACGCCGACCATCGGCACGCCGAGGTCCGACGCCGCCTTGAGATGGTCGCCCGCGAGCACGCCGAGGCCGCCGGAGTAGTTCGGCAGCGCCTCGGTGACGCCGAACTCCATCGAGAAGTACGCGACGGCAGGCGGGAGATCGGTGTCTTCCTGCTTCTGGTACCAGCGCGGCTCGGCGAGGTAGCGGTCCAGATCGGCGACGGCCTCGCGCGCGTGGGCGAGGAAGGCGTCGTCCACGGCCAGCTCGTCGAGCCTGGCCGGGGGCAGCGCGGTGAGCATCCGCAGCGGGTCGCGGACGCGGTTGAACAGCTCCGCGTCCATCGACGCGAACAGGTCTCGGGTCGGCGGATGCCAGGTCCAGCGCAGATTCGTGGCGAGGTCACCGAGGCCGGAGAGCGACTCCGGCAGGCTCGCGCGGACGGTGAACCGGCGGACTGCTCTCATGAGGAGCGACCATATCGGGACCGACCCGGCCCCGCTCAAGACCCACTTCGGGGATTACCTGCACGCGTGCCATAAGCGCTGGGTATGGTCCCTGCTTGCCGGTGTACGCGGCCCGGTCGGGGCCCTGACGACAAGCGAGTGAACATGATCCAAGGGGGAGTGCGGGGCAGGCGTCGCCCGGCTCTGATCGCGGTCGTGGTGGTGCTGGCCCTCGGGCTGAGCGCCTGCAACGACAAGGGTGGCTCGTCGGCGGGCAAGGAAGGCAGCCAGCCGGGCGCCGGCGACGTCGCCGGGCTGCCGATCACGCATTTCGAAAGCGGGCTGAAGCCGGACGCGCCCAAGCCGGACCTGCAGGTCCGCAACGAGGACGGCTCCGAGGACGACCGGCTCGCCATCGCCGCGATCGCCGACGCGCAGACCTACTGGACCGAGGTCATGCCACGCGACTTCGGCCAGCCGTACGAGCCGTTGAAGTCACTGCTGTCCTACAGCGCGAAGACCGACGACGAAGAGACCGAATGCGGCAGCGTCAAGAAGCTCATCAACGCCTTCTACTGCCCGCCGGGTGACCTGGTGGCCTGGGACCGCGGCGTGCTGCTTCCGATGCTGCGTGAGCGGTTCGGGAAGATGGCGGGCGCCGTCGTGCTCGCGCACGAACTCGGGCACGCCGTGCAGTACCGGCTCGGCGAGAAGGCCAGCATCAAGAAGAACACCCCGTCGATCGTCAAGGAGCAGCAGGCCGACTGCTTCGCGGGCGGCTACTTCCGCTGGGTCGCCGAGGACAAGAGCAAGTACTACCGCGTCTCCACCTCCGAAGGCCTCAACCAGGTCATGGCGTCGCTGTTCCTGATCCGCGACCAGGCGGGCACCAGCGCGACCAAACAGGGCGCGCACGGGACGGCGTTCGACCGCACGTACGCGTTCCAGGTCGGGTTCGAGAAGGGCGCGAAGGAATGCGCCGCGATGAACGAGGAGAACATCAAGGCGCGGATCACCGAGCGCCCGTTCGACAAGGGTGACAAGGGCAAGGGCGACGCGAAGCTCGACGCCGAGATCATCGGGATCCTGAAGAAGAGCCTCGACGACGCCTTCAAGGGCGCCGGTGTCCCGGGCCCGGAGATCACCGAAGACGGCAACGGCAGCTGCGCCGGCGGCCCCAGCACCCCGCCCGCGTCGTATTGCCCGGCGAACAACACCGTCAGCATCGACATGGCCAAACTGCGCGAACTCGCCCAGCCGGTCGACCAGCAGGCGGAATGGGAAAGCGGGCACAGCGAGGGCAAGGGCGACTTCGCCGCGTTCTCGGAAATCGCGTCCCGCTACGCGATGGGCATCCAGAAGGGTGTCGGCGCGTCGATCGACAACGCGAACGCGGGACTGCGCACCGCGTGCCTGGTCGGCGCGTGGGCGAAGGCCAGCTCCGTGCCCGGCGCGACGCTGCGGCTTTCCGCCGGTGACCTCGACGAGGCCATCTCGGATCTGCTGAGCCCGGAGAGCCTGGTCTCGGCCGACGTCAACGGCAAGCGTGTCGAGAACGGTTTCGAGCGGATCGAGGCACTGCGGAAGGGCTACCTGGAGAGCTCTTCGGTGTGCTCGACGCAGTACGGCTGATCGGGACCGGTCCGATCACGGCTCCCTGAAGTGCTGCGTTGATACCTAGGCTGGGGGTGTCGCGAAAGCCACTTTCGGGACGTCTGATGTCCCGAAAGTGGCTTTCGCGACACCAGAAGTGGCGATGAGGCGTCAGCCGGGCCGAGCGCCGCACCACCCCAGGCCCAAGTACATGAAGGCCCCCTTCCTTGCGCTAGGCGCGAGGAAGGGGGCCTTCATGTACCAAAACCCTCAGTAAAGCGCGCTGGCCAGATCCCGCCGCGCCTTCATGACCCGCTCGTCCGCCGAGTCGAACAGCTCGAACAGCGCCACCAGGTGCTCCCGCGCCTTGTTGCGCTCGTCGCCCGCGGTACGCCGCACGGCCGCGATCAGCCGCGCGAAACCCGCTTCGGGCTGCTGCCCGGCGACTTCGAGGTCGGCCGCGGCGAGCTGGGCGTCGAGGTCGGCCGGGTCGGCGTCGGCCTTCGCGATCGCGTCCGGGCCCGCGGCCTCGGCGCGGGCGGTGAACTTGACCTGCGCGAGCGCGGTCTTGGCCTCCTCGTTCGCGGGCTCGACGTCGAGGATGCGCTCGTAGGCCGCCTGCGCCGCGGCGAAGTCACCGCGTTCGAAGGCGTCTTCGGCCTCGGTGAACCGCACGTCCTCCGGTACCTCGACACCGCCGCCGTTCTCCTCGGCCGCCTTGATGCCGGGCAGCCGGTCACGCAGCGCGTCGAGCAGCGAGCCGAGCCACTTGCGGATCTCGGGTTCGGGCAGCGCGCCCGAGAACGCGTCGACCGGCTGGCCGCCGCCGATGGCGATGACCGTCGGGATCGACTGCGCGCCGAAAAGCTGCGCGATGCGCGGGTTGGCGTCGACGTCCACCTTGGCGAGCACCCAGGCACCGCCGGACTCGGCGGCGAGGCGCTCCAGCACCGGGCTGAGCTGCTTGCAGGGACCGCACCATTCGGCCCACAGGTCGACGACCACCAGCTGCTGCAGGGATCGCTCGACGACCTCGGCCTGGAAAGTGGCTTCGGTGACCTCGATCACGGCGCCGCCCGCCGCGGGGGCGCTCGGTACGGCACCGTCGGCCGCAGGAGCCCGCGGTGGGGCCGGGGGCTGTTTCTGGGGCGCTTCGGCACGCGCCTTGAGCGCGGAAAGGTCGACCGCGCCGGAAAGCGCGGCGGAAAGGGCCGCCGTCTTCGCTGCTGATCCGCGTGGGTGTGTCACGGTTCCATCCTGGCACGCATACCCGAGCGTTTCACCGCATGCCCCCGGCTGCCCGCTTGGCAGGACGGTCCCCGTCGGGCAGGCTCGCTGCCAGGGGGTGATCGACATTCCGACACGCAGGACGGCCACGGTGGCCGTCGCGATAGCCATCGCCGTCACTTGGGTGAGCGTCATCACGGTGCTGATCGCCCATCAGCCCGATCCCGGCGTCGACAGTCCGGGAAAGCTTCGAGAGGACCTCACCGCCGCGCTCAACGAGCACGACGTCGAGGCCCTCTCCGAGCTCATCGACTACCCGCCCGCGTCGGCGGGCGACTTCGCGAAGTCCTATATCGACACGCTGACCGGCCGCGGTGTCCACGACGTCACGGTGAAGTTCGCCCCGGACGATCTTTCGCCGACTTCGGCGACCGTCAGCGGGAAACTGGGCGACGGCAGCGCGTTCGGTTACCCGGTCGCCGTCGCGGTCAAGGACAAGCTGTGGCTGGTCTCCTTCACGCCGCCGCTCCCCTGACTCACTCGCTGAGGTGCTTCTCGACGCGCTCCACCTTGGCGGTCAGCTGACCTTCGTAACCAGGCCGGATGTCGGCCTTGAGCACCAGCCCGACCCGCGTCGAACCCTCGCCCGCGGCCTCGACGGCCCGTTTGACCACGTCCATGACCTGATCCCAGCTCTCACCTTCGATGTTGGTGAACATCGCGTTGGTCGAATTCGGCAGGCCGGACTCCCGCACGACTTTCACCGCGCGGGCGACGGCTTCGCTGACACCGCCGTCTTCCTCGGCCGCGGACGGGCTGACACTGAAGGCCACGATCATCTTCTGCTCCTCGTTCAGACACTTTTCCCACGCATAACACCCGGTCGTGCGGCATGGCACGGGTACCCGCTGGTAACTTCGATCGCCATGAGCCGTCCGTTGCCGTTCGACCCGATCGCCCGCGCGGCGCAGCTGTGGGAGGCCCGTATCGGGCCGTCCGAAACCATGGCCGCGGTGACCGGGATCATGCGCGTGCAGCAGATCATCCAGTCCGCGGTGGATGGCGCGCTCAAACCACACGGGCTGACCTTCGCCCGGTACGAGGCGCTGGTCCTGCTGACCTTCGCCCGCGCCTCCCACCTGCCGATGCGGGTGATGGGCGAGCGCCTGCAGCTGCATCCGACGAGTGTCACCAACATCGTCGACAGACTCGAGAAGGACGGGCTGGTCAAACGCGTACCGCATCCGACCGACCGCCGGACCACCCTGGTCGAGATCACCGGCGAAGGCCGCGCACGCCGCGAAGAGGCCACCAAGGCCGTCACCGAAATCGACTTCGGGCTGACCGGGCTCACCGGTAAGCAGACCGAGCAGCTGACCGACCTCCTCACCAAGGTCCGCAAGGCCACCGGCGACTTCACCGAATAACCCCGGAAGCGCGTGAAGGCCCCCTTCCCTCGGCCACGGTTTTAAGTGACCAGCAGAGGAAGGGGGCCTTCACGCGCTTAAAGCAGATCAGGCGGCGGCGGGTTCCGGGGTCCGGTCGAACAGGCCGACACCGCCGTGCGACAGCCGCTGCGGGCCGTCCAGCTTGCCGTTGCGCAGCGCCCAGGACTCGAACAGCCAGGTGAACAGCGGCGGGATGCTGGAGAGCAGCGCGAGGATCAGGGTCTTCGGGCGCCAGCCGAGCGGCTTCGCCACGGACAGGGAGACCAGCACGTAGAGGACGAAGACGACGCCGTGCACCATGCCGAGGACGGGGACGCCGCCCTCGCCGAGCTTGACGGCGTACTTGAGGAACATCCCGACCAGCAGCCCGGCCCAGGAGAGGGCTTCGGCTACCGCGGCCACGCGGAATACTAGAGCGGCCTTGCTGGACACTTTCTCCTCCTGTGGGGTCTCACCACTACGTGTGTGCACATGACTACGTCCGACGAGCACTGTCCAAGGCGGACTCGCCAAGAACGTCAACAGCGCTGTCGGACGTGGTAATACCAGTGTGAGGCGTGACGGCCCTCACCGGAACACCGGGGGCCGTGATGCTCCTCACGACCCCCGGTACGA contains these protein-coding regions:
- a CDS encoding neutral zinc metallopeptidase; translated protein: MIQGGVRGRRRPALIAVVVVLALGLSACNDKGGSSAGKEGSQPGAGDVAGLPITHFESGLKPDAPKPDLQVRNEDGSEDDRLAIAAIADAQTYWTEVMPRDFGQPYEPLKSLLSYSAKTDDEETECGSVKKLINAFYCPPGDLVAWDRGVLLPMLRERFGKMAGAVVLAHELGHAVQYRLGEKASIKKNTPSIVKEQQADCFAGGYFRWVAEDKSKYYRVSTSEGLNQVMASLFLIRDQAGTSATKQGAHGTAFDRTYAFQVGFEKGAKECAAMNEENIKARITERPFDKGDKGKGDAKLDAEIIGILKKSLDDAFKGAGVPGPEITEDGNGSCAGGPSTPPASYCPANNTVSIDMAKLRELAQPVDQQAEWESGHSEGKGDFAAFSEIASRYAMGIQKGVGASIDNANAGLRTACLVGAWAKASSVPGATLRLSAGDLDEAISDLLSPESLVSADVNGKRVENGFERIEALRKGYLESSSVCSTQYG
- a CDS encoding tetratricopeptide repeat protein, which codes for MTHPRGSAAKTAALSAALSGAVDLSALKARAEAPQKQPPAPPRAPAADGAVPSAPAAGGAVIEVTEATFQAEVVERSLQQLVVVDLWAEWCGPCKQLSPVLERLAAESGGAWVLAKVDVDANPRIAQLFGAQSIPTVIAIGGGQPVDAFSGALPEPEIRKWLGSLLDALRDRLPGIKAAEENGGGVEVPEDVRFTEAEDAFERGDFAAAQAAYERILDVEPANEEAKTALAQVKFTARAEAAGPDAIAKADADPADLDAQLAAADLEVAGQQPEAGFARLIAAVRRTAGDERNKAREHLVALFELFDSADERVMKARRDLASALY
- a CDS encoding thiamine-binding protein, translated to MIVAFSVSPSAAEEDGGVSEAVARAVKVVRESGLPNSTNAMFTNIEGESWDQVMDVVKRAVEAAGEGSTRVGLVLKADIRPGYEGQLTAKVERVEKHLSE
- a CDS encoding MarR family winged helix-turn-helix transcriptional regulator translates to MSRPLPFDPIARAAQLWEARIGPSETMAAVTGIMRVQQIIQSAVDGALKPHGLTFARYEALVLLTFARASHLPMRVMGERLQLHPTSVTNIVDRLEKDGLVKRVPHPTDRRTTLVEITGEGRARREEATKAVTEIDFGLTGLTGKQTEQLTDLLTKVRKATGDFTE
- a CDS encoding DUF3817 domain-containing protein, which gives rise to MSSKAALVFRVAAVAEALSWAGLLVGMFLKYAVKLGEGGVPVLGMVHGVVFVLYVLVSLSVAKPLGWRPKTLILALLSSIPPLFTWLFESWALRNGKLDGPQRLSHGGVGLFDRTPEPAAA